The following are encoded together in the Streptomyces rapamycinicus NRRL 5491 genome:
- a CDS encoding cytochrome b, with product MRAFPERRQRFRDEPSGRRAPAGKGEALAGWFDGRVGLFTMAKANLRKVFPDHWSFLIGEIALYTFVIIILTGVYLTLFFKPAMNEVIYDGRWTPLNGIRMSQAYASTLDISFDVRGGLLMRQVHHWAAIVFIASMIVHMMRTFFNGVFRKPREINWLSGAGLLILGMFDGFMGYSLPDDLLSGTGLRFVEGAILSVPIVGTYLSFFFFDGQFPGTAVVPRLFTVHVLLIPGIMLGLLALHMILLVYHKHTHQPGPGKKNMNIVGPPFWPVYVAKSGGFFFLVFGVTTLMSAIAQINPVWSYGPYRPDQVSTDAQPDWYMGYSEGLIRLMPGWEINLWGHTLVLGVLIPFLVFPTVLLVIWLYPFLEAWITGDRREHHFNERPRNAPTRTAFGAAWAALYAVLLAGGGNDLIATHFQLSINAITWTCRIGFFVVPVVVFVITKRICLGLQHRDRQKLLHGRETGTIQRLPHGEYAEVHEPLSPGEKYTLTAYEQYLPLELPPSVDEAGVARKLSFKERLRVSLSRSYFGRDGQVAKVTKEQVAEHEEHGEREEEVRAEEPQRP from the coding sequence ATGAGAGCATTTCCGGAGCGCCGGCAGAGGTTCCGCGATGAGCCATCCGGTCGGCGCGCGCCCGCCGGAAAAGGCGAGGCCCTCGCCGGCTGGTTCGACGGCCGGGTGGGCCTGTTCACGATGGCCAAGGCCAATTTGCGCAAGGTCTTCCCCGACCACTGGTCCTTTCTGATCGGTGAGATCGCCCTCTATACGTTCGTCATCATCATTCTGACCGGTGTCTATCTGACCCTGTTCTTCAAACCGGCGATGAACGAGGTGATCTACGACGGCCGGTGGACGCCCCTGAACGGCATCCGCATGTCGCAGGCGTACGCGTCCACGCTGGACATCAGCTTCGATGTGCGCGGCGGACTGCTGATGCGGCAGGTCCACCACTGGGCGGCGATCGTCTTCATCGCCAGCATGATCGTCCATATGATGCGGACGTTCTTCAACGGCGTCTTCCGCAAACCGCGCGAGATCAACTGGCTGTCCGGCGCCGGTCTGCTGATCCTCGGAATGTTCGACGGCTTCATGGGCTATTCGCTGCCCGACGATCTGCTGTCGGGCACCGGTCTGCGCTTCGTGGAGGGCGCGATCCTGTCCGTCCCGATCGTCGGCACCTATCTGTCGTTCTTCTTCTTCGACGGCCAATTCCCCGGAACGGCGGTCGTGCCACGGCTGTTCACCGTGCATGTGCTGCTCATTCCGGGCATCATGCTCGGGCTGCTGGCGCTCCATATGATCCTGCTCGTGTACCACAAGCACACCCATCAACCGGGGCCCGGAAAGAAGAACATGAATATCGTGGGGCCGCCCTTTTGGCCGGTCTACGTGGCCAAGTCCGGCGGATTCTTCTTCCTGGTCTTCGGCGTCACCACCCTGATGTCGGCCATCGCCCAGATCAATCCGGTGTGGTCCTACGGCCCCTACCGGCCCGACCAGGTGTCCACCGACGCCCAGCCCGACTGGTACATGGGCTATTCCGAAGGGCTGATCCGGCTGATGCCGGGCTGGGAGATCAATCTCTGGGGCCACACCCTGGTACTCGGGGTGCTGATCCCGTTCCTGGTCTTCCCCACGGTGCTGCTGGTCATCTGGCTCTATCCGTTCCTGGAGGCGTGGATCACCGGGGACCGGCGCGAACACCATTTCAATGAGCGCCCGCGCAACGCCCCGACCCGCACCGCCTTCGGCGCCGCCTGGGCCGCCCTCTACGCGGTGCTGCTGGCGGGCGGCGGCAATGACCTCATCGCCACCCACTTCCAGCTGTCGATCAACGCGATCACCTGGACCTGCCGGATCGGCTTCTTCGTGGTACCGGTCGTGGTCTTCGTGATCACCAAGCGGATCTGTCTCGGCCTCCAGCACAGGGACCGGCAGAAGCTGCTGCACGGCCGCGAGACCGGCACCATCCAGCGGCTGCCGCACGGCGAGTACGCCGAGGTGCACGAGCCGCTCTCACCCGGGGAGAAGTACACGCTGACCGCGTATGAGCAGTATCTGCCGCTGGAGCTGCCGCCGTCGGTCGACGAGGCCGGGGTCGCCCGGAAGCTCTCCTTCAAGGAACGGCTGCGGGTCTCGCTGTCCCGGAGCTACTTCGGTCGCGACGGCCAGGTCGCCAAGGTCACGAAGGAGCAGGTGGCGGAGCACGAGGAGCACGGGGAGCGCGAGGAGGAGGTGCGGGCGGAGGAACCACAGCGGCCCTAG
- a CDS encoding GH1 family beta-glucosidase — MTLTFPPGFLWGAASAAYQVEGAAQEDGRTPSIWDTFSHTPGRVLAGDTGDVAVDHYHRFREDVRLMAELNLGAYRFSVSWSRVQPTGRGPAVQRGLDFYRSLVDELLGAGIQPVVTLYHWDLPQELENAGGWPERETAERFAEYAGIVAEALGDRVEFWTTLNEPWCSAFLGYGSGVHAPGRTERLAPLRAAHHLNLAHGLGAQALRAALPARAQLAISLNPAVVRPLSDKPEDLDASRRIDALANRVFTGPLLRGAYPSDLIKDTASITDWSFVRDGDLAVIKHPLDALGINYYTPSLVSAATDKDGSPARHDGHGASAHSPWPGSEGVAFHQTPGERTEMGWTIDPTGLHDLLMRYSREAPGVPLYITENGAAFDDKPDAEGAVHDPRRIDYLQAHLAVAHQAIADGADLRGYFLWSLMDNFEWAYGYSKRFGAVYVDYPTQARVPKSSARWYARVARTGELPAA; from the coding sequence ATGACTCTTACCTTTCCGCCCGGATTCCTGTGGGGCGCGGCCTCGGCCGCCTATCAGGTCGAGGGCGCCGCCCAGGAGGACGGCCGCACCCCCTCCATCTGGGACACCTTCAGCCACACCCCGGGCCGGGTGCTCGCCGGTGACACCGGTGATGTGGCGGTCGACCACTACCACCGCTTCCGCGAGGACGTCCGGCTGATGGCGGAGCTGAACCTGGGGGCGTACCGCTTCTCGGTGTCCTGGTCACGGGTGCAGCCGACCGGCCGGGGGCCGGCCGTGCAGCGCGGGCTCGACTTCTACCGCTCGCTGGTGGACGAGCTGCTGGGCGCGGGCATCCAGCCGGTGGTCACCCTCTACCACTGGGACCTGCCCCAGGAGCTGGAGAACGCGGGCGGGTGGCCGGAGCGCGAGACCGCCGAGCGGTTCGCCGAGTACGCGGGCATCGTGGCGGAGGCGCTGGGCGACCGCGTCGAGTTCTGGACCACCCTCAACGAGCCGTGGTGCAGCGCCTTCCTGGGCTACGGCTCGGGGGTGCACGCCCCGGGCCGCACCGAGCGGCTGGCGCCGCTGCGCGCCGCCCACCATCTGAACCTCGCCCATGGCCTCGGCGCCCAGGCGCTGCGCGCCGCGCTCCCCGCCCGCGCTCAGCTCGCCATCAGCCTCAATCCGGCCGTGGTCCGGCCGCTCAGCGACAAGCCCGAGGATCTGGACGCGTCGCGCCGTATCGACGCGCTGGCCAATCGCGTCTTCACCGGGCCGCTGCTGCGCGGCGCGTACCCCAGCGACCTGATCAAGGACACCGCCTCGATCACCGACTGGTCGTTCGTCCGCGATGGCGATCTGGCCGTCATCAAGCACCCCCTGGACGCGCTGGGCATCAATTACTACACACCGTCATTGGTATCAGCCGCCACCGACAAGGACGGCTCGCCCGCCCGCCACGACGGCCACGGCGCCAGTGCCCACTCCCCGTGGCCGGGCTCGGAGGGGGTGGCGTTCCACCAGACCCCGGGCGAGCGCACCGAGATGGGCTGGACGATCGACCCGACCGGGCTGCACGACCTGCTGATGCGCTACAGCCGTGAGGCGCCGGGCGTACCGCTGTACATCACCGAGAACGGCGCCGCGTTCGACGACAAGCCGGACGCGGAGGGCGCGGTCCACGACCCGCGGCGGATCGACTACCTCCAGGCCCATCTGGCCGTGGCCCACCAGGCCATCGCGGACGGCGCCGATCTGCGCGGCTATTTCCTGTGGTCGCTGATGGACAACTTCGAATGGGCGTACGGCTACAGCAAGCGCTTCGGCGCGGTCTACGTCGACTATCCGACGCAGGCCCGGGTACCGAAGTCGAGCGCCCGCTGGTACGCCCGGGTGGCCCGCACCGGAGAGCTTCCGGCGGCCTGA